The Mannheimia pernigra sequence GACTTCGTGTGAGAAAGACTCTCTTCTCTATTTATTTGAGCGGCATTACTATCTGCCTCTTTGGTAGATAGATTTTCTATTTGATGATTTACTTGGTGAGTATCTATATTAATTTCTTGAACATTATCTTGCGATTTTTCAACCTCTGGCTGCTCTACCGCTTTTTGCATATTTCGCTCTTCCGCTTTTTGTCTATATGATGGATCTAATAATTGGCGACTAATATCCATTTTAGGATCAAGCCAAATCGCAACAATTGCATCATTAAATTGCTTATGAAACATATCGGATACAATTTGATCGTTTAAAATAAAATAACCTCTATCTTCTAAGGCAATATAATGCAAAGTGTCTTCAGGCTTAATATCAGGAAAAGTTTTCCTAAGGCGAGTAATCACTTCATCAACCTGCTGCTCGGGTAATTTTATGCCTAAATTATGCCAAGATCTTGCCAAAGACGCAGCAAAATCCCGCCCTTCCCACGGCTTTTTATACTGTAATGTAAGCATTAACGGACGTGTACCTTCAACATATCGACCCGTTTCGGTAAAAAGTGTGATGTGGTAGATATTAAACGGCCCCCAAGTATAATTGACATCGCTAATTTTTTTCCAAGTTGCATTTGCCGTACCTAAAAATAGAGAGAACAGTATTAAAAAGACCGCTTTATAACGCATTATTTAGTATCCTAAAGACAAAATTATGGAGCTATTATAGCCTTAAATATCATTATCACACAGACTAATTTTCGGTATAAACGTTGTGTTCAAGTGCAAAAAATGAGAAAAGTTTATACATAAAATCACTGCATAAGAGTTAAATAGTTTTCCAGAATTTCTGGCTTTTTTACTTTATAATGTCTCCAAATTTGCCATTTTGGCAATCAACCATTTAATGCCATTTCCAGCAAATGCGACTTGTAAACGAGTCGCTTCACCTGAGCCTTCTACATTGATGATCGTACCTTGCCCAAATTTGGCGTGATTGACTTTCTGCCCCATTTTCCAGCTATCATCATCTACAATGGAAGCGGTCGTTTTTGGGGAATTTTTTGCAAATGAGGACAATTGATTAAAACTCGCAGCTCGGTTAATTGAGCCCCTTAAACGCACCTCACGGATATGTTTTTCTGGCAATTCAGTAATAAAACGAGAAGGGATATGGCGTTCTTCCTTGCCATATAAGCGTCTGGATTCTGCGTAACTGATAGTCAATTTTTTCTTTGCACGTGTTATCCCAACATAGGCTAAACGGCGTTCTTCTTGAAGCCTGTCTTCATCAAAACTCATCCCACTTGGAAAAATCCCTTCTTCCACCCCTACCATAAATACACGAGGGAACTCTAAACCTTTGGCAGAGTGTAACGTCATTAGCTCTACATAGTCTTCATGTTGGGAAGCTTGTGCCTCTCCAGCTTCAAGCGAAGCGTGTGTTAAAAAAGCAGTTAAATCCGTTAAATCTTCTGCTTCGTCAGGTTTCACAAATTGTTTGGTAGCGGTGACTAACTCTTCTAAGTTTTCGATGCGAACCTCACCCTTCTCACCTTTTTCTTGTTTATACATTTCATACAAACCTGATTTTTTAATGACATAATCAGTTTGTTCAGCTAACGGCATCTGCTCGGTTTCTTGATCTAAGGCATTAATCAACTCAACAAAACGGAGTAACGAAGAAGCTGCACGCCCTGAAAGTTGTTCTTCCTGCACCGCCAGTTGAATCGCTTGCCACAAAGTGAGTTGACGATTACGGGTAATTTGACGAAGTGTGTCTAACGTTCTATCA is a genomic window containing:
- a CDS encoding dihydroorotate dehydrogenase, with product MRYKAVFLILFSLFLGTANATWKKISDVNYTWGPFNIYHITLFTETGRYVEGTRPLMLTLQYKKPWEGRDFAASLARSWHNLGIKLPEQQVDEVITRLRKTFPDIKPEDTLHYIALEDRGYFILNDQIVSDMFHKQFNDAIVAIWLDPKMDISRQLLDPSYRQKAEERNMQKAVEQPEVEKSQDNVQEINIDTHQVNHQIENLSTKEADSNAAQINREESLSHTKSENLANNKEENNAESKTEEKSKIIKIENPEVLILPIYDDFFMLKRHNI